The DNA segment CTGGCCGGATACAGCCAGAGTTTTATCCCGATATGTAGATGCAATAATGATAAGGACATTTGAACACAAGAGGATTTTGGATTTAGCAGAATATGCTACGGTGCCTGTTGTAAATGGACTCTCCGATTTATTACATCCCTGTCAAGTCTTGGGAGATATGTTTACCATAAAAGAACATTTTAAAACATTGAATGTCAAGATTTCTTATATAGGTGATGGAAACAATATGGCTAATTCCTGGCTGTTGGGTGCGGCTGTAATGGGTTTAAACCTTCATATTGCCACCCCCTTAGATTTTTCTCCCTCTGGTTCTATTGTTCAAAAGAGTTTACAGATAGCAGAAAAAACAAAAGCGAAAATTATGCTCACAACTAACCCCAAACAGGCAATAGAAGATGCTCAGGTCGTATATACGGATGTGTGGACCAGTATGGGCAAAGAAGAAACACCATTGAGAAATGAGATGTTCAAGCCCTATCAGGTAAACGACGAATTGCTGTCTCACACTTCTAAAGATTTTGTATTTATGCACTGTTTACCTGCTCACAGGGGAAAAGAGGTAACAGACGAAATAATAGACAGTAAACATTCCATAGTGTGGCAACAGGCAGAAAATAGAACCTATGTTCAAGCGGCAATACTTATAAAGCTTTTGGAGGAAAACAATGATTAATAAAGTGGTGCTGGCCTATTCTGGAGGTCTGGATACATCCGTTATCGTTCACTGGTTGAAGAAAAATTACAACTGCGAGGTAATTACCTATACCGCCGATCTGGGACAGGGTGAAAACCTCAATGAGATAAAAGAAAAAGCGCTAAAAGTGGGAGCATCAAAAGCGTATGTGGAGGATGTAAAGAAGGAATTTCTGGAAGAATATGTAATGCCCTCATTGAGAATGGGAGCAAAATATGAGGGAAAATACATTCTATCCACGGCATTAGCCCGACCATTGATTACAAAAAAACTTATAGATATTGCAAATAAGGAAAATGCAGATGCCATCGCTCATGGTTCTACGGGTAAAGGCAACGACCAGGTAAGGTTTGAGGTATCCGCCGCTTACCTTGCACCGGAAATAAAAGTTATCGCTCCGGTAAGGGATTGGGAACTCAAATCAAGGGAAGAAGAGATAGACTATGCAAAAAAATATAACATTCCCATCTCCATCACCAAAAAGAGTCCTTATTCCATAGATAGAAATATATGGGGTATATCTATTGAGTGCGGCGTATTGGAAAATCCAGAAAACGAACCACCGGAGGATGCCTATCTTTTAACCAAAAGTCCGGAAGACTCACCGAACGAACCTGCCTATGTATCTATAGAATTTGACAGGTCAAGGCCTGCAGCCATAGATGGAAAAGAAATGGACATCGTAGATATTGTTCACCATTTAAATGACCTGGCGTCGCTTTATGGTATAGGAAGAACGGATATAGTAGAAAACAGACTGGTAGGCATAAAATCCCGTGAAATATATGAAGCCCCGGCAGCCACTGTTCTTTACGAGGCAAAGAGGTCTCTGGAAGAGCTTGTCCTGGACAGAGAAGCCATGCATCTGAAGGATATGCTCAGTGTAAAGTATGCAGAGCTTGTCTATTATGGTCTATGGTTTACACCTTTGAGGGAAGCATTGGATGAATTTTCCAGTAGTTTACTGGCGAATCTTACAGGAGAAGTAAAACTAAAGTTATA comes from the Deltaproteobacteria bacterium genome and includes:
- the argF gene encoding ornithine carbamoyltransferase, with the protein product MKKDFISIADFSKEEIEELLELSSFVKKNIRKEKYTPLQGKILGMLFEKTSTRTRLSFEVGMKRLGGDAIFLSSQHTQLSKGESWPDTARVLSRYVDAIMIRTFEHKRILDLAEYATVPVVNGLSDLLHPCQVLGDMFTIKEHFKTLNVKISYIGDGNNMANSWLLGAAVMGLNLHIATPLDFSPSGSIVQKSLQIAEKTKAKIMLTTNPKQAIEDAQVVYTDVWTSMGKEETPLRNEMFKPYQVNDELLSHTSKDFVFMHCLPAHRGKEVTDEIIDSKHSIVWQQAENRTYVQAAILIKLLEENND
- a CDS encoding argininosuccinate synthase, translated to MINKVVLAYSGGLDTSVIVHWLKKNYNCEVITYTADLGQGENLNEIKEKALKVGASKAYVEDVKKEFLEEYVMPSLRMGAKYEGKYILSTALARPLITKKLIDIANKENADAIAHGSTGKGNDQVRFEVSAAYLAPEIKVIAPVRDWELKSREEEIDYAKKYNIPISITKKSPYSIDRNIWGISIECGVLENPENEPPEDAYLLTKSPEDSPNEPAYVSIEFDRSRPAAIDGKEMDIVDIVHHLNDLASLYGIGRTDIVENRLVGIKSREIYEAPAATVLYEAKRSLEELVLDREAMHLKDMLSVKYAELVYYGLWFTPLREALDEFSSSLLANLTGEVKLKLYKGNCTAISRKSPYSLYDIKLATYEKEDIFDQKQGEAFCNIWG